In the genome of Luteitalea pratensis, the window CGAGGTCCAGATGCTGGAACTGGACTGGCCGAAGCTGCACGTGCGCGACGGCGTGACGCCTACCGACGACTACGTCCACGGCGAGTTGTTCGGCGTCGGCGGGGTCCAGATCATTCCCGACAACCCGCGCGGACCGCGCAGCAAGTCGATCGAGAAGCGCGCACTCGGCCGCGAGAACTGGAACGTGTACGACCTGGTGGCCGTGGACGGCGTCGCCAAGCTGTCGGTCAACGGCAAGTACGTCAACGGCATCCGCAACTCGTCGCGTCGCAAGGGATACCTGTGCATGGAGGCCGAGGGTGCGGCGATACAGTGGCGCAACGCATTCGTGATGGAACTGCCACCAGGCGTCACCACGCCTGACATGATCGCGCCCGAAAGGAAGCAGCCATGACGCGACGCACATGGTTGACCCTCGTCCTGACGGCGGCCGGCGCGCCTGTCCTCGCTGGCGGACCTGGCCGGCTCGGAGAGCCAGCCCTACTCACAATCCCTGGGAACGTAGCCGCCGGACTTGTCCGGCGGTCAGGAGGCGAGGAAGATCGCTGGGCCAAGGAGATCGCCGCTTTCGCCGCCGACGACGAGGCGCGGCCGTTCGCGCCGGGCGGCATCGTGTTCGTCGGCAGTTCCAGCATCCGCCTGTGGGATGTGGCGTCCGCGTTTCCGGGACGCCCGGTGCTCAATCGCGGCTTCGGCGGGACGCAGGTCCTCGACTCCGTGCGGCACGTCGAGCGGTTGGTGATTCACCACAAGCCGGCGACGGTCGTCTTCTACGCCGGCGACAACGATCTGTCGGCCGGCCGCACGCCGCAGCAGGTCGCGGCCGACTTCGCGGCGTTCGCCGCCAAGGTCCACGCAGCCCTGCCAGCCACGCGCATCGCCTTCATCGGCATCAAGCCGAGCATCGCGCGGTGGGCCCTCATCGCCAAGGTGCGGGAAGCCAACCGCCTCGTGCGCGATTCCTGCGACCGCGACGATCGGCTCGGGTTCGTCGACGTCGACGCCGCCATGCTCGGCTGGGACGGCAAGCCGCGTCCCGAACTGTTCGTCAAGGACGGCCTGCACATGTCGCCGAAGGGCTACGAAATCTGGAACATGCTCGTGCGGCCCTTTATCGAGTGAGCTCCAAGCATCAGGTCTCAGGTCTCAGGGCCCAGAGCTCAGGTCTCAGGTCTCAGGTCTCAGGATTACGGCTTATGGCTCAGGACCGTCGACCTGAAGGTCGACGGCTACGTACGGTGATCCAGACCGTCGACTTCAAGGTCGAAGGCTACGTCACCCGTCACCCGGTACCGTAACCCGGTACCCGAAAGACCGGTGCCCGGAACACGGCGCCCCGTCGCCCGCTTCGATTCCCGATTCCTACTCCTACTCCTACTCCGACTCCGACTCCGACTCCGACTCCGATTCCGATTCCGACTCCGACTCCCGACTCCCGTTCGTCCTACCCGGGCCCGGTGCCCGGAACACGGTGCCCGCCGCCCGCTTCGATTCCCCATTCCCGACTCCCGACCCATGCCCCCCAAGACCTACCGCGTTGCTGTGCTCGGCCTCGGCCACTGGTACTCCGCCTACGGGCTCGCGCGCGCGTTGCCCGAGTATCCCCGCGCCCATCTCGTGGTGGCGGCCGAGCCCGACCGCCGCCGGCTCGACGCCTACTGCGGCACCTTCGGCATCGAGGGCGTTACCGACTACGACGCGGTGATCGGACGTGACGACATCGACATCGTGCACATTGCCTCTCCGGTGTGCGACATCCCGGACCTGACGATGCGGGCGGCGCGGGCCGGCAAGCACGTGGTCATGGGTAAGCCGATGGCAATGACGGTTGCCGAGGCCGACGAGATGGTCGCTGTCGTCGAGGCATCCGGCGTGGTCTGCGTGCCGTTCCAGGGGCTGATGCGGTTGCGCCATCAGTCGCTCAAGACACGGCTCGATGCCGGCGAGATCGGCGATCTCGCGGTGTTGCACCAGACGGGCCGGTGGGCCATCGCCGAGGACTGGTTCCAGTCGGGCACGCCCGGGTGGTTCGTCGACCCCGCCAAGGTGCCCGGGGGCGCATTCATCGACGAAGGGATCTACTGGATCGACTTGTTCCGGTGGCTGGCCGGCAGCGAGGTGATCGAAGTCGACGCGCGCATGCGCAACATCGTCCACCTCGACATCGCCGTCGAGGACTGGGGCTTGGCGACGTTCACGTTCGCCAACGGGATCATCGCCACCCTGGAGGCGTCGTGGACGATCAACGCCCCGCGCAAGACGGGGCCGTCACCCAAGCACAACAGTGTCGTACGACTCGAGATGGTCGGGACGCGGGGCGAGTTGATGGAGCAGTGGTTCCGATCACCGGGCGGCGCCGTGCTCGCGGCCGGGGCCGAGGACTGGGTCTTCGAGCGGCGCGGCGAGGCGTTCGGCCCTCCGTCCCCCTTCCCACTGAACCACCTCGTGGACTGCATCGATAGCGGGCGGCCCCCCCTGGCCACGGTGCGCGATGCCCGCGACGCCTTCGTCGTGGCAATGACCGCTTACCAGTCCGCACGGGAGGGGCGGCCGATCCGCCTGTCCGGTGCACCACAGCCGTAGCGGCGTTTCCCCGCCGATGGGGCCGCCGCCCGTTCGGTGCGGTCCTGTCTTTCGTTACCAAGAACACAGCCACGTTTCAGTCCGCTCGCGGTCTAGCGGGCCGGCCTCGGGGACATCCGGTACCGCACGACGCGGTCCGTTGCAGGGAGCACCATGACGGCGCGAATTCTTCCGCTTCGTCCGTCTCTGGCAGGTATGCCAGCAGGAGCCTCGTCGTGAGCGCCATGCCCGAGCCCCGATCCGGAGCCGGCGGCGTGGTGTCGATCACCCGTCAGTCCTTCCAGTCACTGTTCCAGCGGGCCAGGCACGGCGATGCCTCGGCGTTGCACGTGCTGTTCTCGCAGCACGTCGGGCCGCTACGGCGCTGGGCCCGCGGCCGACTCCCGCGCTGGGCCCGCACCGTCGCCGACACCGCCGACCTCGTGCAGGAAGCGCTCGTCCAGACGCTGCGACGACTCGGCGACTTCGAGCCACAGGGGCACAACGCGCTGCAGGCCTACCTGCGACGCGCCGTCGACAACCGCATCAACGACGAATTCCGCCGCATCGCCCGTCGCGGCCTGGCGTCGGCGCTCGACGAAGGGCAGCCCGACGCACGTCCGTCGCCGCTCGAAGAGGCCGTGGCCCAGCAGACCGAGGATCGCTATCGGGCCGCGCTGGCGCGCCTGCGCCCCGGCGACCGCCGTCTCGTCGTCGCCCGCGTCGAGCTCGGTTACTCGCTCGAACAACTGGCGTTGATGACCAACCGGCCACGGGTCGACACGGCGCGCGTGGCGCTGCGCCGGGCCCTCGAACGCCTCGCGCTGGAGATGGCCATTGATTGACGCCGGGGTCCTGCCCTCGTCGGCACCGTCGCGGCGCGCCGGTGACGCCGCGCCGACACTGCGCCTCGTCGTGGATGCCCTCATCGACGGCCAGCCAGTCAAATGGGACGCCGTGCCACGGCGCGTCGGCACACCCTTCGAACAGCGGATGACGCAGCAGGTCCGCGCGATCGCACGACTGTCCGCCAATGCCAGCGCCTGCGGTGGCGAGGCGGTTGGCCGGATCGCCCGGCCGCACGTGCTGGAATGCGCGCTGTCGGCCCTCGCCCTCGTGCAGGTCACGGTCGGCCTTGCGGCTGGGGCGTGGCTCGACGCCGGTGCGGCTGCGCAACCCATGCGGTTCGCGTGGCTGATGATGACCAGCGCCGCGGCGCTCGGATTGATGCGCCAGGGGCGTCGCGTACCGGCTGCGCGCCTGCTCGGGCACGGGCTACTTCTCGTGGCTGCGTGGCAGGCACGACCTTTCCTGGACGCGGTCGTGGCCGCCGGCGCGCCGCTGTGGATACGCGCGTGGTGGCAGGCGGTGTTCGTGGAGGCATTCCTCCCGGTCGCGGCGTGGCGGTTGGCTCGCGAGTGCCCGCCGGCTGTGCGCCTCGCGCCTTTCGATCGAGCGTCGACGGCCTTGCTGGGCGCGGCGCTGGTGTGCAGCGTCGGCCTCGCGCTGGCGAGTGCGGTCTCGGCGCTCACCGTACCGCCGCCCAACGCGGTGTACGCCCGGATCATCCCGATGCTGGCGCTGGCCTGGGGCATCGTCAGCCTGGTCACCGTCGCGATACGGAGCCGGGCCGCCGCCGTTGCGCAATACCCCGCGAAGAGCGTGGCCATCACGCCGGGTCGATGGCGACCAGCGGTCGCCGAGCGCGTGGGGTCCCTGCTCGCCGCGTTCAGTGGCTCGCACGCCGCCGCGCTGGCCGCGCTCGGTGCCGACATGCAGCATGCCCGCTCGGTGCGTGAAGTCACGTCCGCGCTGATGGCGCACGTCAACGCGGCGCTGCGTCCGTCGGCGTTGGCGGTCGTCGCGCCGGCGACCGGCGACTGGACGGTACTCGCGGGTCGCGTCCCGCCCCTCGCCGCGGGATCCGCGATTGCCTGCATGCTCGTGTCGGCCGACGAGGCGACCCGCGTGGATGCAAGCGCCAGCGTGCATGCCCTGCTGCCAGCCGCCGATCGCGAGTGGCTGGCCGCGGCGCGGGTCGCGACGCTCGTTCGCCTCGCTTCCCGTGACGGCGACACACTGGCTGGCCTGCTGGTCGGCACGCACGGCGATGGCCGCCGGCACTCCCGCCGCGAACGGGCCTTCATCGCGGCCGCCGCCCGCACGGCCGCCATGGCACTCGGGTCGCTGGAACGCCCCCCCGTGGCCGAGTCGCGGCTCGATGCCGCCGACGACCTCTCGTTCGAATGCGAGGCGTGCGGACACGTGAGTGACGCGCCCGACACGTGCGAATGCGGGAGCGGCCGGCAACTGGCCGCGCTCCCGGCGTCGCTGCATGGCACGTTTCGCGTCGAGCGACGCATCGGCCGCGGCGGCATGGGTGTGGTCTACCTTGGTTCCGACCTGCGGCTGGACCGTCCGGTAGCCCTGAAGACGCTGCCATCGCTGTCATCGGCATCGGCGGCATCGCTTCGCTGCGAAGCCCGCGCAATGGCCGCCGTGACTCACCCGTCGGTCGCCGTACTGTACGGACTCGACGAGTGGCGCGGCACGCCGGTCCTGGTGACCGAGTACCTTGCTGGCGGCACGCTCGCGGCGCGCCTGTCGGCTGGGCCGCTGGCGCTCGTCGAGGCGCTGGCGCTCGGTGCGTCGGTGGCCGACGCGCTCGCGGTACTGCATGAACGCGGCTGGCTGCATCGCGACATCAAGCCGAGCAACATCGGCTTCTGCGGCGATGGCACACCGAAGATGCTCGACTTCGGCCTCACCAGGTGGCGACCGGCATCGACGGACACCTCGGAGTCGCTCGCGGGCACGCCGCTCTATCTATCGCCCGAACTCCTCGACGGCGAGCCGGCAAGCGAGCACGACGACGTCTGGGCTCTGGCGCTGGTCGTCGTCGAGATGATCACCGGCGCGCACCCATTCCAGGCCGACCATCTCGACGACACGCTGCGGCACGTACGGTGTCGTGCGCCGATCCAGTGGACGCCGAAGATGCCTCCTGGCGCTGGCCAGGTCCTCTCCCGGGCGCTGCACCCCACTCCATCGCGTCGCCTGGCCACGGCGCGTGACTTCGCGGCGGCCCTGCGCGCCGTGCCCGTCGCGTCGTGACATCACCCCTCCTCGGCCGGGTGCCATGAACGAAGGGAACCGGCCGCCGTGGGCACTGCTGGGCTCCTCGATGCCGCCGGCGGTCGTGGTGATACTGGCGGGCCTCGCGATGTTCACGGGGCCGGGTGGCACAGGCTCCGTCCCGGAATCGCGGCCACCGGCAGTCGTCGCCACACCTCCTCCCAGGCCGGGTGCCACACCAGCACCTGCGCCGCCCGCCACGATCACGAGCGCGTGGCTCGATGCGCAAGTGGCCGGCAGTCGCACCGCACAGGTCATCGACGACTACCTCGGAGATGTCGGGTGCCTCGCCGGAGCGGCTGGCCTCGCCACGGCGAAGGTGCGCGGTTCGGCCGCGGCGCTCGTCTCGGCGGGAGAGCAGGTCCCGTGCGATCTCGGCGCCATCATCGTCACTATCTCGGCCTACGAGGATTCCAACAGCCGGTGGCAGGCCGACCGCACGCTGGCGACGATCCAGAGCGCCGTCACGGCTGCCAACTACACGCTCGAGCGCTTTCACCTGCCGCGTTCCGGGTCAGGCGACGACAAGGAGGACGGCGTAACCGATCCGGATGCACGGCACGGTCCGGGCGTGTTGCTGTTCCGGCGTGCCGCGGGTGCGGGAGCCGCCGGGCTGCGATGGCAACCACGGGAGGGAGCCGGCGCCGGCCGCAACGAAGTGCTCGCGGTCCTGATGGTGCCGGAGATGCCGATGTCGGGCATCGAACGCGTGCCGCTCCTGCTCGCGGGTCACCTGGCGCTGACGCTGCATGCGTTGCCCCATCCCGACGGTCCCTCGCATGCGGCGCAGGTGCGGCTTGTCGGGCCGTTCTACTCCGGCTCGTCGCTGTCATTGCTGCGCGGGCTCGAGGAGATGGCCTTCCTCGAGGGCGAGCAGGAAGCACGACGAGGCCTGCAGGTACGCGTGATCTCGGGCTCGGCGACGGGCTGGAGCAACTGTCACATCCTGTCGGGCCCGCTCGCGCACGACGGCCAGGTGACCTTCGAACGCACCGTCCACCAGGACGAAACGCTGCTGCTCGCATTGCAGGACCAGCTCGCGACGATTCGGCCGGAATGGGCGTCCGGACAAGGCGTGGCGTTGCTGGTCGAGTCCAACACCGGGTGGGGCGCCAGCCTTGGTCAGTCGACTGACCAGGACAGGGCGGCCAACGCTGACTTGATCAAGAGCACGCGAGCGCAGGGACGCAGCGACGGCTCACCGTGCGGCGAAGCGCCAGCGGCGAACCGTCCGCTCGTCTTCGCAGACGCGCTGCGGCTCGGCTTCCCGTTGCACATCGCCGATCGGTATGCGTCGCGGCAGCGCGGCGTTGCCGCCCCCGCGGAATTCAGCAAGCTGATGACCGCCACCGAGGTGTTACGGCTCGAAGACTCGGACACCGCGAGCGATCGCCTGCCGACCTTCACGCCGAACCTCACGGATGCGGCGCGTGACCTGACGCTCGACGGCATCCTCACGCAGCTCCAGCGTCGTCGCATCGGCGCGATCGGCATCCTGAGCACCGACGAGCGCGACCGGCTGTTCCTCGCGCGCGAGATCAACCGGGTGTCTCCCGACGTCATCCTGTTCGGGACCGAGCCCGACATCCTGATGCTGCATCCCGAGTACGCGCCCTACGTGCGCGGGATGCTGATGGCCTCGTCGTATCCGCTGCAGGGACATGCGCAGACGCTCACGCATGGCGAGGGGATGCACACGCGCCGGATGCAGTTCACGTCGATGGCGCAGCAGGGCGTCTACAACGCGCTGCTGTTGTCGCTCGGGGACTCGTCGGCGACGGGACCGCTGCTGGTCGACTACCGCGCTCCGGACGGCAGCTGGCCGCGCGACAAGCCGGCGCAGTGCGGCGGTGACGACGGCCTCGAGCGCCCGGCTCCGTGGATCGTGGTCGTCGGGCAGCGCGAGTTCACCCCGTTCTCCGTGCATCCCGCGCTGCTGCGCGCGCAGGATTGCGAGGTCATGCGCGGCCGCGTCAAGACCAGCGAAGACACCGATCCGGACCGGTATCTGTTTGCCACCGGCCAGGAACGGGCGATGTGGCTGCTGCTGCCGTTGACGGCGATCGGGCTGCTCGGGTTGCTCGTGGCCGCGCGCCGCACCGTGCTGCCGTCGGCGCGATGGTTGTCGCCGCCCCAGCTGCTGTGGCGCCTCGAGAGGCCGCATCCGGCAGACGGCGCGCGTACCGCGACGCAGTGGCCGCGACGCGGCGAGACGGCCGCACACGCGGCCGAGCATGCCATCCTCGCCGGAGCCCTGGGACTGGCGCTCGCCCTGTTCGCGGTCTGGCAGCTTCACGTGTGGCGCGACGTGCTGTGGCCGGGCGTCCCCGACCGGGAACGCGCGTTCGTCGCGATGTTGCGTGAGGCACCGGTCGCGTCGTCGCTCGCGCTCGGGGCGTCGGCGCTGTTCGGTCTGGCGCTCGCGCTCGGGGCCATCGCGATCGTGGCGATCGGCGCGTGGCGACTCTGGATCGTCGCGCGTGGCCGCGCCGCGCTGCGCGGGCGCTGGAGCGTCGTGGTGCAGCGGGCCGTCGCGTCGAGTGCACCCGAAGTGATTACCGCGCTCGTGCTGCTGGCCGGCGCCGGGTTCGTCATCGTGTGCCTCGCCTACCTGTGGCGGCGGCCTCCCGGCAGCAACACGGATCAGCTCTTTGCCTCGAGCCGCGCCTTCGACCTGACCAACCTGTTGTCGCCGGCGCCGCTGCTGGCGATCTTCCCGGCCATGGTCGTCGCGTGGATGGTGTGGAGCCTCCGCACGCTGTACTACCAGCGGATCAGTCCCACGTGTGCCCTGCCCCTGGTGCACGCGCTCGTCAGCCGAGACGTGCGCGATCGTCGCCTGGAACACGCGCTGGTCGCGACGCTTGGCACGACGATGCAGCCGGCCGGCGTGTTCCTGCTCTTACCAGTGGTCGTCGTCATCCTGATCTGGTTGCTCCTCGAACCGCGCATCGCCTCGGTGGAAGGCGCAGCGTTCGGCAGGGTGCTGCTCCTCGGCACCACCCTTGGCGCCCTCGGCGCGTCGCTCGAACTGGGGCAGGCGGCCTGGCTGGCGCGCCGGGTGACGCGGCTGCTCGAGCGGGTCCGCATTCATCCGATCGCCGGCGACGTGGAGGCGATGGAGCACGAACCGTTCGACTGGCGTCCGGCCCTCCGTCCGGCGCAATCGCCACACCGCTTGCTGCTTCGCGCGCTCCGTGCTGCCGGTGAGCAACCGCTGCCGGACGGGGCTGCGCTGGCGAACCAGGATCGCGTCGCCGTGCTGCGTACCGAA includes:
- a CDS encoding 3-keto-disaccharide hydrolase, which codes for MRALLFACISVFIPLVASAQPRPEWVPLFNGKDLSGWTNINTSPDTWMVKDGMLMTTGKPIGVMCSDRMYENFVLHIEWMHHEPGGNSGVFIWSAANPSPEGRLPDGLEVQMLELDWPKLHVRDGVTPTDDYVHGELFGVGGVQIIPDNPRGPRSKSIEKRALGRENWNVYDLVAVDGVAKLSVNGKYVNGIRNSSRRKGYLCMEAEGAAIQWRNAFVMELPPGVTTPDMIAPERKQP
- a CDS encoding GDSL-type esterase/lipase family protein produces the protein MTRRTWLTLVLTAAGAPVLAGGPGRLGEPALLTIPGNVAAGLVRRSGGEEDRWAKEIAAFAADDEARPFAPGGIVFVGSSSIRLWDVASAFPGRPVLNRGFGGTQVLDSVRHVERLVIHHKPATVVFYAGDNDLSAGRTPQQVAADFAAFAAKVHAALPATRIAFIGIKPSIARWALIAKVREANRLVRDSCDRDDRLGFVDVDAAMLGWDGKPRPELFVKDGLHMSPKGYEIWNMLVRPFIE
- a CDS encoding Gfo/Idh/MocA family protein; protein product: MPPKTYRVAVLGLGHWYSAYGLARALPEYPRAHLVVAAEPDRRRLDAYCGTFGIEGVTDYDAVIGRDDIDIVHIASPVCDIPDLTMRAARAGKHVVMGKPMAMTVAEADEMVAVVEASGVVCVPFQGLMRLRHQSLKTRLDAGEIGDLAVLHQTGRWAIAEDWFQSGTPGWFVDPAKVPGGAFIDEGIYWIDLFRWLAGSEVIEVDARMRNIVHLDIAVEDWGLATFTFANGIIATLEASWTINAPRKTGPSPKHNSVVRLEMVGTRGELMEQWFRSPGGAVLAAGAEDWVFERRGEAFGPPSPFPLNHLVDCIDSGRPPLATVRDARDAFVVAMTAYQSAREGRPIRLSGAPQP
- a CDS encoding RNA polymerase sigma factor, with amino-acid sequence MPEPRSGAGGVVSITRQSFQSLFQRARHGDASALHVLFSQHVGPLRRWARGRLPRWARTVADTADLVQEALVQTLRRLGDFEPQGHNALQAYLRRAVDNRINDEFRRIARRGLASALDEGQPDARPSPLEEAVAQQTEDRYRAALARLRPGDRRLVVARVELGYSLEQLALMTNRPRVDTARVALRRALERLALEMAID
- a CDS encoding serine/threonine-protein kinase, whose protein sequence is MIDAGVLPSSAPSRRAGDAAPTLRLVVDALIDGQPVKWDAVPRRVGTPFEQRMTQQVRAIARLSANASACGGEAVGRIARPHVLECALSALALVQVTVGLAAGAWLDAGAAAQPMRFAWLMMTSAAALGLMRQGRRVPAARLLGHGLLLVAAWQARPFLDAVVAAGAPLWIRAWWQAVFVEAFLPVAAWRLARECPPAVRLAPFDRASTALLGAALVCSVGLALASAVSALTVPPPNAVYARIIPMLALAWGIVSLVTVAIRSRAAAVAQYPAKSVAITPGRWRPAVAERVGSLLAAFSGSHAAALAALGADMQHARSVREVTSALMAHVNAALRPSALAVVAPATGDWTVLAGRVPPLAAGSAIACMLVSADEATRVDASASVHALLPAADREWLAAARVATLVRLASRDGDTLAGLLVGTHGDGRRHSRRERAFIAAAARTAAMALGSLERPPVAESRLDAADDLSFECEACGHVSDAPDTCECGSGRQLAALPASLHGTFRVERRIGRGGMGVVYLGSDLRLDRPVALKTLPSLSSASAASLRCEARAMAAVTHPSVAVLYGLDEWRGTPVLVTEYLAGGTLAARLSAGPLALVEALALGASVADALAVLHERGWLHRDIKPSNIGFCGDGTPKMLDFGLTRWRPASTDTSESLAGTPLYLSPELLDGEPASEHDDVWALALVVVEMITGAHPFQADHLDDTLRHVRCRAPIQWTPKMPPGAGQVLSRALHPTPSRRLATARDFAAALRAVPVAS